A genomic segment from Bradyrhizobium sp. ISRA430 encodes:
- a CDS encoding phosphomannomutase/phosphoglucomutase: protein MFPKPKSVLLPNTYAFESEPMVKATGFREYDARWLFNKEINLMGVQALGMGLGALIAELGVSQEIVTGHDFRGYSASIKYALISGLMAAGCKVHDIGLAVTPMAYFAQFDLDVPCVTMVTASHNDNGWTGVKMGANRPLTFGPDEMTRLKQIVLNAEFNNKAGGSYQFHENYPARYIADLTNRPKLKRKLKVIAACGNGTAGAFAPQVLEAIGCEVIPLDTELDHTFPKYNPNPEDLEMLHAIRDAVLHHKADVGLGFDGDGDRCGVVDNTGEEIFADKVGVMLARDMSAIHKDAQFVVDVKSTGLFITDPVLQKQGAKAAYWKTGHSYMKRHTNEMGALAGFEKSGHFFFNKPFGRGYDDGLVSALAICDMLDRAPGKSMADLKNALPKTWSSPTMSPHCADEVKYGVIDAVVKHFEALQKKGEKIGGQSIRDLVTVNGVRVTVQDGSWGLVRASSNKPELVVVVESPVSEQRMRDMFEMVDSVLRTHPEVGEYNQKI from the coding sequence ATGTTTCCCAAGCCGAAGTCCGTATTGTTGCCCAATACCTACGCCTTCGAATCCGAGCCGATGGTGAAGGCCACGGGCTTCCGCGAATACGACGCCCGCTGGCTGTTCAACAAGGAAATCAACCTGATGGGGGTGCAGGCGCTCGGCATGGGGCTGGGCGCGCTGATCGCCGAACTCGGCGTCAGCCAGGAAATCGTCACCGGTCACGACTTCCGCGGCTATTCCGCCTCGATCAAATATGCGCTGATCTCGGGCCTGATGGCTGCGGGGTGCAAGGTGCACGACATCGGGCTCGCGGTGACGCCGATGGCCTATTTCGCGCAGTTCGACCTCGACGTGCCCTGCGTCACGATGGTCACGGCTTCCCACAACGACAATGGCTGGACCGGAGTCAAGATGGGCGCCAACCGTCCGCTGACCTTCGGCCCCGACGAGATGACGCGGCTGAAGCAGATCGTGCTCAATGCCGAATTCAACAACAAGGCCGGCGGCTCCTACCAGTTCCACGAAAACTATCCGGCGCGCTACATCGCCGATCTCACCAACCGTCCGAAGCTGAAGCGCAAGCTCAAGGTGATCGCGGCCTGCGGCAACGGCACCGCCGGCGCGTTCGCGCCGCAGGTGCTGGAAGCGATCGGTTGCGAGGTGATCCCGCTCGACACCGAGCTCGACCACACCTTCCCGAAATACAATCCGAACCCGGAAGATCTCGAGATGCTGCACGCGATCCGCGATGCGGTGCTGCATCACAAGGCCGACGTCGGCCTCGGCTTCGACGGCGACGGCGACCGCTGCGGCGTGGTCGACAACACCGGCGAGGAGATCTTTGCCGACAAGGTCGGCGTGATGTTGGCGCGCGACATGTCGGCGATCCACAAGGACGCGCAATTCGTCGTCGACGTGAAGTCCACCGGCCTCTTCATCACCGATCCGGTGCTGCAGAAGCAGGGCGCGAAGGCAGCCTATTGGAAGACGGGCCATTCCTACATGAAGCGCCACACTAACGAGATGGGCGCGCTCGCCGGCTTCGAGAAGTCCGGCCACTTCTTCTTCAACAAGCCGTTTGGCCGCGGCTATGACGATGGCCTCGTCTCGGCACTTGCGATCTGCGACATGCTCGACCGCGCGCCCGGCAAGTCGATGGCCGATCTGAAGAACGCGCTGCCGAAGACGTGGTCGTCGCCGACGATGTCGCCGCACTGCGCCGACGAGGTCAAATACGGCGTCATCGACGCCGTGGTGAAGCATTTCGAGGCGCTGCAGAAGAAGGGCGAGAAGATCGGGGGACAATCGATCCGCGATCTCGTCACCGTCAACGGCGTTCGCGTCACGGTGCAAGACGGAAGCTGGGGCCTGGTGCGCGCCTCCTCGAACAAGCCCGAGCTCGTGGTCGTCGTCGAGAGCCCGGTCTCCGAGCAGCGCATGCGCGACATGTTCGAGATGGTCGATAGCGTGCTGCGCACCCATCCCGAGGTCGGCGAGTACAATCAGAAGATCTGA